In Sphingomonas psychrotolerans, the following proteins share a genomic window:
- a CDS encoding Hint domain-containing protein — protein MAGDPSNPFNDKLAQLNGVTFDLGDLAQATPDDVTRSGNNLVASGYSSTINPGTLNVVNYTYVAGFANGGDYTPPVFGIITFDNIEDTFNGGLQQYAIIGFSPDGLILYRVLYRDTMQYNTIDNMDTRYNIAMLSEDGFGPGAFTFPVTFGYDPSVYPICFAEGTHILTPSGPRAVEELAAGEAVLTAGGEARPVKWIGWMTARPARYPRPDEVNPIRVKAHAFAPNVPERDVRLSPGHAVHVEGVLVPVGHLVNGATIVREAVESIRYFHIELETHDVLLAEGLPCESYLDDGNRASFANSGEAVVLHGRLDPKSWDDACAPMVAAGPQLVEIQQRLHARAGELGWLHSEEAGLSIVADGVEIAPLHVAANRYWFAIPAAAEVTLRSNCGVLAQLVPGLADHRQLGVAVSQLRIDGEAIALDAEAFGKGFYPTERHEHLGWRWSDGAATLQLEGTAPVLLEIELTMVAPSWISAVPTLRIVA, from the coding sequence ATGGCCGGCGATCCCTCTAATCCGTTCAACGACAAATTGGCGCAGCTGAACGGCGTAACCTTCGATCTGGGCGATCTTGCGCAGGCAACCCCCGACGATGTGACACGGTCGGGAAATAACCTCGTGGCGTCAGGCTATTCGAGTACGATCAATCCAGGGACGCTGAATGTCGTAAATTATACCTACGTAGCCGGATTTGCCAACGGTGGCGACTATACGCCACCGGTATTCGGCATAATCACGTTCGACAATATCGAAGACACGTTCAATGGGGGGTTACAACAATATGCGATCATCGGGTTCTCGCCGGATGGCCTGATACTGTATCGGGTATTGTACAGAGATACGATGCAGTACAATACGATCGATAACATGGACACCCGCTACAACATTGCGATGTTGAGCGAGGATGGTTTCGGGCCGGGTGCTTTCACTTTCCCCGTGACCTTCGGCTATGACCCGAGCGTCTATCCGATCTGCTTTGCCGAGGGTACGCACATCCTCACCCCCTCGGGTCCGCGCGCGGTCGAGGAACTGGCCGCGGGCGAGGCGGTGCTGACCGCCGGGGGCGAAGCGCGGCCGGTCAAATGGATCGGCTGGATGACCGCGCGTCCCGCGCGCTATCCGCGCCCGGACGAAGTCAATCCAATCCGCGTCAAGGCACACGCCTTTGCGCCGAACGTTCCCGAGCGCGACGTGCGGCTGTCGCCGGGCCATGCCGTCCATGTCGAAGGCGTGCTCGTGCCCGTCGGCCACCTCGTCAACGGTGCGACGATCGTTCGGGAAGCGGTCGAATCGATCCGCTATTTCCACATCGAGCTTGAGACGCACGACGTCCTGCTCGCCGAAGGGCTGCCCTGCGAAAGCTATCTCGACGACGGCAATCGCGCGAGCTTCGCGAACTCGGGCGAAGCCGTGGTGCTGCACGGCCGGCTCGATCCGAAGAGCTGGGACGATGCCTGCGCGCCGATGGTCGCGGCGGGTCCACAACTCGTCGAGATCCAGCAGCGGCTTCATGCGCGCGCCGGAGAGCTCGGCTGGCTGCACAGCGAGGAGGCCGGCCTCTCGATCGTCGCGGACGGCGTCGAGATCGCGCCGCTCCATGTCGCGGCGAACCGCTATTGGTTCGCGATCCCCGCGGCGGCCGAAGTGACGCTGCGCTCGAATTGCGGCGTGCTGGCGCAACTCGTTCCCGGCCTCGCCGACCACCGCCAGCTGGGTGTGGCGGTGTCGCAACTGCGCATCGACGGCGAAGCGATCGCGCTCGATGCCGAAGCGTTCGGCAAGGGCTTCTACCCGACCGAGCGGCACGAGCATCTCGGCTGGCGCTGGAGCGATGGCGCGGCGACGCTCCAGCTCGAAGGGACTGCGCCGGTGCTGCTCGAAATCGAGCTCACCATGGTCGCCCCGTCGTGGATCAGCGCGGTGCCGACGCTCCGCATCGTGGCGTGA